Part of the Salvelinus fontinalis isolate EN_2023a chromosome 1, ASM2944872v1, whole genome shotgun sequence genome is shown below.
ACTACTGTGTATACACACTACAGTGTCTAgtactactatatatacacactacagtgtctagtactactatatatacacactacagtttctagtactactatatatacacactacagtgtCTAGTACTACTATCTATACACTACAGTGTCTAGtactactatatatacactaAAGTGTCTAGTACTACTGTGTATACACACTACAGTGTCTAAtactactatatatacactaAAGTGTCTAGTACTACTGTGTATACACACTACAGTGTCTAgtactactatatatacacactacagtgtctagtactactatataaacactacggtgtctagtactactatatatatatatcacaatgTATAATAGTATAGTACTACTATATGTACTACAGTGTAAAGTAGTATAGTACTACTATATATACACCACAGTGTCTGGtactactatatatactacagtGTCTCGtactactatatatactacagtgtatagtactactatatatactacagtGTATATTACTACTATATATACTGCAGTGTATAGtactactatatatactacagtGTATTTCAGAGCAGTGTAGATGACAGAGGATAACTCTATAAACTATTGAAACTGTTAATCGTCTTTTCTCTTCAGAGAGGTTTGAGGTTCTTGGTCCAACTGATCCCATTGTTGCTGTAGCTGGTGATGACATCATTCTGCCCTGTTACCTCAaacccaacatcagtgctgagGACATGACAGTGGACTGGCTGAACCTGGACTCCAAAGACGGTCGTGTCTATCGTTACCAAAACAGAAAAATCATACGAGAGGATCAGATTCTCTTCTATAGAGGAAGAACATCACTGTTTGAAGAGGAACTGTGGAGGGGAAACACCTCTTTGAAACTGACCAGCGTACAAGGCACTGATGAGGGACGTTACAAATGCTTTATTAAAGCAAAGAGCTGGTATGATGATTTCACTATTCAAGTCCTCGTTGAAGGTGAGGTTTATTTTCATGTTAATGTAATAATCTAACTACAGTACAATGACATCACCTCTTTCCTTCATATTACTGGATACAGTATGTGTCTATTTGTTCACAGCCTGTCACCAGTTAACATCCagtctatctgtgtgtctgtagctATAGGATCCAAGCCAGTGGTGTCCATTGaaggacacagagagggagggatgggtttGCTGTGTGAATCAGAAGGCTGGCACCCTCAGCCTGAGCTGGTGTGGCTGGACAGTAAAGGAGTCAATCTCTCTGCTGGTCCtcctgagacacacagagacttcAAGGGATTCTACAGAGTCAAACAACATGTCATTGTCCAGGAGACTGACACCAACCGCTTTACCTGCAGAGTCCAACAGAGCCGGATCAATGAGAAGATGGAGACAGAGATTCACCTCCCTAGTGAGTAACAACATAATATTATTTAGACATGAAACACTGGAGATATTGATGTGTTAATATCCAGTATATGTTTTATCCAAAGGCTTTGAGACAACAATACAAAAGGATAGTGTTTATTATGGCACACTCCACTgctgtgtggtagtattagtaccaaaccctgttgttgatgtgtggtagtattagtaccaaacactgttgttgatgtgtgtggtagtattagtacccaaccctgttgttgatgtgtaatgatgtgtggtagtattagtacccaatccctgttgttgatgtgtgtggtagtattagtaccaaaccctgttgttgatgtgtaatgatgtgtggtagtattagtaccaaaccctgttgttgatgtgtaatgatgtgtgtggtagtaatagtaccaaaccctgttgttgatgtgtaatgatgtgtggtagtattagtaccaaaccctgttgttgatgtgtaatgatgtgtggtagtattagtacccaaccctgttgttgatgtgtaatgatgtgtggtagtattagtacccaaccctgttgttgatgtgtgtggtagtattagtaccaacccctgttgttgatgtgtgtggtagtattagtacccaaccctgttgttgatgtgtgtggtagtattagtaccaaaccctgttgttgatgtttaatgatgtgtgtggtagtattagtaccaatccctgttgttgatgtgtaatgatgtgtgtggtagtaatagtaccaaaccctgttgttgatgtgtaatgatgtgtgtggtagtattagtaccaatccctgttgttgatgtgtgtggtagtattagtaccaaaccctgttgttgatgtgtaatgatgtgtgtggtagtaatagtaccaaaccctgttgttgatgtgtaatgatgtgtggtagtattagtaccaaaccctggtgttgatgtgtaatgatgtgttgTAGTATTTGTACCAatccctgttgttgatgtgtgtggtagtattagtaccaaaccctgttgttgatgtgtaatgatgtgtgtggtagtaatagtaccaaaccctgttgttgatgtgtaatgatgtgtgtggtagtattagtaccaatccctgttgttgatgtgtgtggtagtattagtaccaaaccctgttgttgatgtgtaatgatgtgtggtagtaatagtaccaaaccctgttgtggatgtgtaatgatgtgtggtagtattagtaccaaaccctgttgttgatgtgtaatgatgtgtgtggtagtattagtaccaacccctgttgttgatgtgtaatggtgtgtgtggtagtattagtaccaaaccctgttgttgatgtgtgtggtagtattcgtaccaaaccctgttgttgatgtgtaatgatgtgtggtagtattagtaccaaaccctgttgttgatgtgtaatgatgtgtggtagtattagtaccaaaccctgttgttgatgtgtaatgatgtgtggtagtattagtaccaaaccctgttgttgatgtgtgtggtagtattagtaccaaaccctgttgttgatgtgtgtggtagtattagtaccaaaccctgttgttgatgtgtaatggtgtgtgtggtagtattagtaccaaaccctgttgttgatgtgtaatgatgtgtggtagtattagtaccaaaccctgttgttgatgtgtaatgatgtgtggtagtattagtaccaaaccctgttgttgatgtgtaatgatgtgtggtagtattagtaccaaaccctgttgatgatgtgtgtggtagtattagtaccaaaccctgttgttgatgtgtttgctagtattagtaccaaaccctgttggtaatgtgtaatgatgtgtggtagtattagtaccaaaccctgttgttgatgtgtgtggtagtattagtaccaaaccctgttggtaatgtgtaatgatgtgtggtagtattagtaccaaaccctgttgttgatgtgtttggtagtattagtaccaaaccctgttggtaatgtgtaatgatgtgtggtagtattagtaccaaaccctgttgatgatgtgtgtggtagtattagtaccaaaccctgttgttgatgtgtttggtagtattagtaccaaaccctgttggtaatgtgtaatgatgtgtggtagtattagtaccaaaccctgttgttgatgtgtaatgatgtgtggtagtattagtaccaaaccctgttgatgatgtgtgtggtagtattagtaccaaaccctgttgttgatgtgtttggtagtattagtaccaaaccctgttggtAATGTGTAAtcatgtgtggtagtattagtaccaaaccctgttgttgatgtgtaatgatgtgtgtggtagtattagtaccaaaccccgttgttgatgtgtgtggtagtattagtaccaaaccctgttgttgatgtgtaatgatgtgtggtagtattagtaccaaaccctgttgttgatgtgtaatgatgtgtgtggtagtattagtaccaaaccctgttgttgatgtgtaatgatgtgtgtggtagtattagtaccaaaccctgttgttgatgtgtaatgatgtgtgtggtagtattagtaccaaaccctgttgttgatgtgtaatgatgtgtgtggtagtattagtaccaaaccctgttgttgatgtgtaatgatgtgtgtggtagtattagtaccaaaccctgttgttgatgtgtaatgatgtgtggtagtattagtacccaaccctgttgttgatgtgtgtggtagtattagtaccaaaccctgttgt
Proteins encoded:
- the LOC129865291 gene encoding butyrophilin subfamily 1 member A1-like, yielding MKGAQLDCLCVTLLHLLHTAGSERFEVLGPTDPIVAVAGDDIILPCYLKPNISAEDMTVDWLNLDSKDGRVYRYQNRKIIREDQILFYRGRTSLFEEELWRGNTSLKLTSVQGTDEGRYKCFIKAKSWYDDFTIQVLVEAIGSKPVVSIEGHREGGMGLLCESEGWHPQPELVWLDSKGVNLSAGPPETHRDFKGFYRVKQHVIVQETDTNRFTCRVQQSRINEKMETEIHLPSELFDYATPLRMAFIVLFCLGAVTVIGLALAIYCIHNKKGVIIDQLKLQRGK